A stretch of DNA from Geitlerinema sp. PCC 9228:
TTCAATTTTATCGGTAGTTTCCTGAAGAATTTGCTTTACCTCCCGCGCTGTCAAATCGGGGTTGACCGACAGAATCAAAGCCGCTACGCCAGCCACCACCGGACAAGCACTAGACGTACCGCCAAAGGTACCAGTAAAATCTCCCGTATCGTAACCGGCAGAACCCACGCGATCGGCGGTGAATACCCCCAAACCAGGCAGCCAGGTATTAATTTGCGGCGGGGTTTGCACGTAGCCAGTTGATTGCAACCATAAGCCAGGCGGGGCGTTGTTGCTAGGGGCGCAGACGGAAATGCTGTTGCCCCAATTGCTATAGGCAGCTTTTTTGTTGAGGCTGGTACAGGCAGACACAGCAATGGTATCGGGGTGAACCGCATAGCCATTCAGCCATTTGGTAGAACCTTTCAAGGCTTTGTTGGGCCAGCCGCTTTCGTTGATGGTACCGTTAACGGGGCGATTGGCATTGCCGGCAGCAAAAATCACCACGCATCCTTTGCCATCTCGTCCTTCAGTGGCGGCGCGGTGAATGACGGCGCGTTGCCTGTCACTGAGGGGAAAATGGACGGCACTGGCACCCCAACTGCATGCAATCACATCCGCCCCTTTTTCCATTGCCCACTCAAACAATTGCTCGATGGAATTATCATCCAAATAGCCGCTGGTACGGAGGGGCATCAAAGCACATCCCGGGGCCACCCCTACAATGCCCGTACCAGTTTCTTCCGCAACTGCCACACCAGCACAGGCAGTACCGTGGTTGTCGCTGGTTTCCCCTGGTAGCGGGACAAAATCCCGTTCGCGAAAGTCTCTGGGGGCAACAATTTTGCCCATGCCTTGAAAATCGGGGTGGTTGAGATCGATGGAATCGTCGGCGATGGCAACGGTAATCGACCGCAGACCGCGGGTATAGTCCCAAGCTCTTTGGGCATCGATGTGGGATCCCTGGGCGAGTTGCTTGGCGTTGCCGTTGTTCTGTAAATACCATTGCTTGTGGTAAAGAGTATCCTGGGGGCGATAAAGCTGCTGGCTGTGCAGGATAATGTTGGGTTCGGCGGATAAAACTTCCGATTGCCCCGCCAAACGATTAGCAATTTTGATGGGATTTCCCGGACTTTGTGGCGTTACCCGGAAAATAAAAGTATTCTCCATCCCGGCAACCGGGCGGACCAAAATTAATTTTTCGGTTTCGACAATTTGCTCGCGGGTGGCTTCGGGAACATCGCCAAAGTGCAGGGTGATTTCATCGGTGAGGTAAACCAGGGTTTCGGGATTTTCCACGCACTGATAAATATGGCTGGCAAACTCCACCCAGTCAAACTGGCGGCAGCGGGACATGGCAGCGTCCAATTCCTGCGGTTTCACTTGGATTTCGTGCAAAGCCACGTGGGATATTTGCCGGCACCAAGTGCCCTGAATGCGCCTTTGCCAGTTTCTGGGAGCGTAATCGTTGAGGTGAATGGTAAAGCGATCGCTTTCTTTTTGTAGCAGTAATTCTTCACCACCGCGTTGGAGAATCAACCCCAACATGGTTTCCGGAACGCCAAAACCAGGATAGCGGTCTTCTGGAGGATTGATAGAAGGATTCACAGGGCTCGCTCCTCAAAGATGTTCCTCAAGTCAAAACGTCCCCAGCGATCGCATCGGCGGGTGTGGCTAGGCTCGGTGGTCCCCTTCTCGAAAATCGCCGGCACCAGTTGAAAGATATCGTCGCCACCGATCCAAGGGATATCTTGCAATGATAATATACCCTATCATTAGCACCACCTATTTTAAAAATTTCTCCGGGTTTGCTGAGCAGTCTAGAATTTGTTTCCCCTGTTGCCTTCTATTGTTGCTTGATTTTATGAACTTCAAAACCCTACGCCAATTTTTCCCCCCAGCGATCGCGTGTTGGTCGGTGGCTGCAACCCTCATTTGGGGCGCCGTTCTGCCCGTAGCAGCTCAAAGCAGCTCCAGCAATAGCAACAACGACACCAACTCTGCTGTGGAAAACTCCGATGTGGAAGCTACCAATTCCCAATCCCAGGGAGAAGCG
This window harbors:
- a CDS encoding S8 family serine peptidase, yielding MLGLILQRGGEELLLQKESDRFTIHLNDYAPRNWQRRIQGTWCRQISHVALHEIQVKPQELDAAMSRCRQFDWVEFASHIYQCVENPETLVYLTDEITLHFGDVPEATREQIVETEKLILVRPVAGMENTFIFRVTPQSPGNPIKIANRLAGQSEVLSAEPNIILHSQQLYRPQDTLYHKQWYLQNNGNAKQLAQGSHIDAQRAWDYTRGLRSITVAIADDSIDLNHPDFQGMGKIVAPRDFRERDFVPLPGETSDNHGTACAGVAVAEETGTGIVGVAPGCALMPLRTSGYLDDNSIEQLFEWAMEKGADVIACSWGASAVHFPLSDRQRAVIHRAATEGRDGKGCVVIFAAGNANRPVNGTINESGWPNKALKGSTKWLNGYAVHPDTIAVSACTSLNKKAAYSNWGNSISVCAPSNNAPPGLWLQSTGYVQTPPQINTWLPGLGVFTADRVGSAGYDTGDFTGTFGGTSSACPVVAGVAALILSVNPDLTAREVKQILQETTDKIEDAEPDPQLGTRMGKYDSQGHCQWFGYGKVNAYKAVQKASQRHVQRLHVSRQVRAANRQKMDIADYQGESARGFSLLSLFRQQQRMGTTSKVSVSESSPVRDVQVFVDIKHDFLGDLDIFLIAPDETTVLLQGRTLGSQKILSKTYSLQNTPTLKKVLHKSAQGDWQLWIVDRAAGDTGQLHGWHLQLGV